ACCAACTCTCCCGCCTGGCTTTTCTGACAGTCTTGATTACTTAGAACCCGGAATCTGGCGTGAAGACGCCTAGATATGCACGGTATTTGAGAGCTGCTGAAGATGCAGCACTCCTCTGGGTTGGCTGACGAACTGCGGATTCCCGACACTGGAGCAGCTCGATGCTCACCGTCGAGACGGGCCTGGTCAGCTTTCACAGACGCCACTACTTCGCAGCCGATGTCTCGCTTCGCAAAAATAGACATGCCCTCCCGTTTCGGAACTGCGCGGGAGGGCATCACTGTTTAGCGCCAATGGGGAATGTCTTACGCTAAGACTTGTCGTAAACCGCAGTGCTTTTGGATTTCTTGCCCTTGGCATCGGTTCGCGTAGTGGTTACTGTGCGGGACTTGCCGTCGGCTGCGACGGCGATGCGTCCGCTAGTCATAACCTTTCCGTCCTTCTTGACGGTCATCGCCATCGTGTGGTCGTTGACCTTCTCATACGAACGCGTGTCCTGACTTGGATCGCCGGTAACTGGATAATCCTTGCCGTCGAACTTGCCGGTCCATTCGTTGTGTATGGACTTACCGTCGGCGTCGGTTCCGTCAACCGTGACCTTCACGTTGTCGCCATCAGCGGCATAAACAACCGTGTTGTTTTTTGGACTTCCGGCGGCGATCTTTGACTTTGCCTCGTTCAACTTCCAGGTCCCCATCTGCGGATCGTCGGCAGCGAAGCACCTAGTGCCCACGAAGCAGAGCGCAAGCGTCACTAGCATTGTCCTTGCTTTCATTGGTTCCCTCCTGATTGTTAAGCAGATTTTCGTGTCTGATGTTGTGCGGCATTCTAGTGCTGGTCGGTGCAATCGGCAAACCGGGCTCCGCCTCATCCTCTTCCACAGCGAAGCTGATCACGTGTCATGATTGCAACTCCGATTGCGGATCTGCTTTCTTGAAGTGATTGCGAAGAGACAGATCGAATGGCTTTGACTATGTGGTCGATCAACGACCGCGCGCGAGCGATCGCTACATGATTGTCCACAACATCGGCGAAGCCCCAAAAATGGAAGATGTCCTGTTCAACTGGAAGATCACCGGCCACTACCGCTACTACGGGCCATGATGGCGCAGCAGCGGCAGTGACGGCCTCGCCGTGGGCTGCGGGCAGGCACCGCGAATGCAGTCCAGGTCGCGTTGCTTCATCGACTGCCCTCGCTTTGCAACGGACAATGTCAGGTAGAGTCAGCCGCGATGTTCGGCTGGCAAAAAAGACCCGGCTGCCGCCCGAGGAGTGCAAAAATTGCTCACCCTTTGCACCCCCGTTTCACATTAGCTCCAACCTATTCAAGAACTTAGGACTGGCTACTCATCTGCACCGTATTAGGGCACCCCCCAGGACTCAAACTCACACAGTGCCAGACGTAAGAGGACCAATGTCGCAGCTTAGTACACAGGTTAGGCCAATCGGCTTGGGCGCTGCACCAGAACGACGCAGACAGCCTCGGGTGCAACTTTCGCTGCTTGCTCGCGTCTCCCGCTCGACTTCTGAAAGTGACTCCCGGTTGGCGTACATGCGAGATGCCAACATTCGCGGCGCATTTTTTTATTGCGATCTGCAAGTCGCTGTTGGGGAGACGCTACACGTGCGTTTGGCGCCCACTCATGCGGCGGCACTCGATGTGAACTGCGAGGCGACCGTGGTGCGAGTCGAGAAAGCAGATATCACCGATTTGGTGGGGGTGGCCGTCGAATTTCACCGCTTCGAAGTTGAGAATCCTGCGCGTGTGTCCGAGGATGCAACGAACTCGTTGATCAACTGGACGGCGGAGAAGTTTGATCGGCTGTTTGCGCGCAGGCTGGAGCTGGAAAAGTGCGCGTTCCGCATTCAGGGCGCTGCCTAGCGCCTTAGAAAGTGCTCGAGTGCGAGTACCCGATCAGAACTGAATCACTCCGCGCTGTCTTAGAAGCGGCGATTCAGTCCTCCGGTCTGCTCCCCTGATTCCCAAAATGGTCAGCGAGGGCCTTTCCATCGAAGCTTGCGGAAATTGCTTTCGGATCTTCCGCCAGCATGGTGGCATTCCACGCATCGTACTGAGCGACCAATCTCTGATAGAGATCTGGTTGGCGATCCTTCAGGTTCGCGCGTTCGAGCGGATCGTCGACAACATTGAAGAGAAAAGTGTTACCGGCGATTTTCAGCCACTTCATATCGCCCTCGCGAATGGCACGCTGCTGATTGGCCCTGTAACGCCAGAAGAGAGTACGGGGAACGGGAGTGGCATCTGTGGTCAGCGTTGGGAGCAGGCTCATGCCGTCGGTCGGATATTTTGGATCGGGCTCACTTCCAGCGGCGGCCAGCAGCGTGGGCAACCAGTCCATACCGATTGCTACCTGCTGAGATGTCTTGCCGGCGGGGACGCGATCTGGCCAGCGAACGATCGCTGGAATTCTCAATCCACCTTCGAGCAGTTCGGTCTTCTTGCCTGTGAATGGCCAGGTCTCAGCGAAGCGCTCACCACCGTTGTCGCTGGTGAAAATCACAATCGTGTTCGAAGCAATTTTTATGGCGCCGAGTGCGTCCATCACACGTCCGATTTGCAGATCCATCTGCCGGACCATTCCGGCATAGGTTTTTTGCGAACCACCATCGAGGTGATACAGCGACTTGATTCGTCGCGCTTCAACTTCATCACCTGGCGCCTCCCAGGGCCAGTGCGGAGCATTGAAGTGCAAACTTAGGAAGAGTGGGGCAGGCTGTTGTACGTAGGTCTTGATAAGCTCTATAGCTTTGTCGCCCAATAGGTCCGTCAAATACCCAACTTGATGGATCTTGGCGTCGTCATCCCAGAGATCTTCGTCGGCAGCATTTCCCGTCCCATCTTTGTGGGTGAAATAATCGAGCGCGCCGCCGCGAAATCCCCAAAAGTGATCGTAGCCGCTTCTTAGCGGGCTGTAGTCGGGAAGCCATCCGAGGTGCCACTTTCCCACCAGCGCAGTGTTATATCCCGCTTTTTTCAAAAGAGACGGCAATGTCGGATGCTCAGGCGGCAATCCTACTTTTTGCGCGGCGCTGCCGAGCGGCTCCTGAAGTCCAACCGCCAAGCGGTATTGATAGCGACCGGTGATGATCGCGGTGCGGCTCGCCGTACATACGGGCGAGTTGGCATACGCCTGCAAAAACCTCATTCCCTCTTTTGCGAGACGATCCAGATTTGGAGTTTCGAAGTCGGGCCTGCCGTAACAGGAAAGGTCGGCGTAACCGAGATCGTCGGCAACGATGAAAACAATGTTCGGCTTTCGTCTGGCGGCTTGATCCGACCGTGTCCCGGAAAGCAAAGCCGCCGGGGCAACTGCCGCAGCCGCGAGAAACTGTCGTCGCGAGATTGGGCTCATCGATTACTCCACTGAGAGCAGAAGATATTCGGAATTGGCGAGGAAACTAATCGCTATTGAGGGTGGTGTCAATCGGTAGTGCTTGAGGGTCAGGAAATCGGGTTTGCACAGCCTCAGCGGTCGGCTCCGCTGTTTCTGGTCAGTACCTGACTCTCCTCCGCGGGCAGGAAGCGGACGGTGATTGCGTCGGGTCCTAATACCGTAAATATCATGTGGGTCTCGACCTCCACCGGCTGCCCGTTCAGCAAATACGGCTGGTAACGCCATTGCTTGACGGTCTGTGAAATCGCACTCGCCAAACTCAGAGTCTGTCCGGGAACCTGCACATCATCAACTGTGCCATTCATGCTGACTAGCGCCTTCACCAGGATGTCTTTCTTCTGGTCAGTGGAGATTCCTGAACTGGGAAGAGAAGGGTAGATGACACGGCGCGGAGCGAGAAAAACGCGGAGGCGGGAGCTCTGGGGGCCAGGTTTGGCATCTGACACCGCTCCATCCGCCCTCACGGGCTGGGGAGTAGGAGTGATAGCTTCAAGTTTCTTTGAAACCGTGGAGGCCGCTTGTGGAGAGACTTGCAGCGCTGCGAGAGTGACTGGTTTCTTAGGAAGAGTCTCTGGTGTAAGTATTGGTGTAGTCACCACAATCGGCTGACTTCCTGTCACGGTACTAGCCTGCTCCGGCGCGACGGGCTGCGTCGAAGGCGCGCTGATGGAAGGAGACTGTTTGCCGTGATTGATCCACAGGCGCTGCGCTACCGCGCCGCTAATTATGACGAGGGACACTAAGGCCAGAGTCAGCACCAGGGAATATCTGGCGTGGCTTCGGGTTCGCCGGCTGGCGGAGATGGCGATGGTTTCGGCGGCGTGTCGAGCGATGGCACGCGGAAGCTTCGCTATCGAACTCACCCTTCTTGGCGACATATGCGAGACGCCCACCGCAGGCTGCGTCTCTACCGTTTGTTGGTATGGGACGATCACCGGGCTGGGCGGCTTGCGCGCGTGCAAGGCAGGGAACTCCGCTCTTCCAATCACTACTGCTGGATCAATTCCTTTACCTTCGTCGGTGCGCGCTGTATCCGACAGCCTCTCCAGGATCCGGCGCTGCCGTTGGTTCAGTATGCGCACGGAAAGACGGCGAAAGTTGCGGAAGGTCCAAAGCAGGTAGGCGCGCTGCAAGAATGACGGATCCGCATAGCGGCAGTCGTCGCCGGCGGCGATCTCAACGACACCACGGCGCAGCTTCGCCAACACTCTCACGGGAACGACCTTGCTGGGGAGGGAGGGCTAGAATTCTAGCAAAAATGCTGGTTCCTAGTGATTTCTTGAGATTGCTGCAACTTCACCCAGCGGCTACCGCCGCCCGTACTGACTCAGGTGCTCTCGAGACATATCTGAACAAAGTTCCTTACCAGAGCGGATTCGTGCAGTCTGTGCCAAGCGACGCCTACGTCCCATTCAGCTTCGCGGCTGCGAATTTCGCCGAACCTCACGCCGGTCACGTGCATTTCCTTTGCTGAGCGCGGCACTAGAGAGACGCCCATTCCGGCTCGCACCAGGTTGAGGAGTGTGAACGTATCGCGCGCTTCCTGCACGATGCGCGGGCTGAAGCCTGCGCTTCCGCATAGCCGAATGCAGTGATCGTAGTAGGTGGTCGATACTTCACGGCCGATCATGATGAAGGGCTGGTGGCGAATCCTCTCCAGCGTAAGCATGCCGCGGAAACTGCTGGAGACGGCGATCGTCAATTGCTCCTTGAGAACCTTCTTCACCACCAGCTGAGGGTGACGAATGGGGAGGCGAAGAAATCCCACGTCTACTTCGCCCGCGAGCAGCGCATCGATTTGTCCAGGCGTGGACATGTCGCCTATCTGGATCTCGACTCGCGGATGCGCTTCGCGAAATTTCCTCAGAGCAGGCGGCACGAGGCTATGAACGGTCGCGATGCCAACCGCGATCCGGAGCTTTCCCGCCTCACCACGAACTGCGGCCCGGGCGGCTTCAAATAGCGAGTCCAGGTCGCGGAGAACACGGCGACCTTCGCCGTAGAGCAGCGATCCGGCGGGGGTGAGACGAACGTCGCGGCGATTGCGCACGAGCAGAGGACCACCGACTTTCTCTTCCAAACCTTTGATCTGCTTGCTCAGCGCCGGCTGCGAGATGTGCAGGAGATTCGCGGAGCGGCCAAAGTGCAACTGTTCAGCTAACACCAGAAAAGACCGGAGTTCTCGATCTTCGAGGCTCATAACCATTAGTTATCACAGGCGGCATGAAGTTTCATTGGAATAATCGTTCCAAAAGAGACTCTAATTGTTAGTTGAGATGTCTACTGAGGTGAGTCGAGCATGAGCGTTACGGGCGTCATTGGATTTATCGGCACAGTTGCAGCGTTGTGCACAACAGGAGCGTTCGTTCCACAAATCCTGAAGATCAGGAAGCAAGGCGGGAAGGACGTCTCAGTCTCGATGCTCGTCGTGTATCTGGTTGGCGTGCTGTTATGGCTGATCTACGGGCTGATGTTTCACGCCCGCGCTGTAATTTGGGCAAACGTAGTCGCGACGATTTTGGTAAGCATTGCGCTAGTTCTCAAACTTACGTGGAGAGAGAACGCGGCTAACCATCGTTGGAGCGGCCGTCGTTTGCGAATTGCCGTGGATATGGATGAGGTAATAGCCGACGCCCTGACACGACACCTCAGCCTCTATAACGGCGCGACAGGCGAGAACCTCACTCCCGAGTTGATTCGGGAGGTGGGACTGGAAGCGGCGGTACCGCCGAAACATCGCGCCGTTTTTGAGGGTCTACCGCACGAGGATGGATTTTTCGACAATCTCGAGGTCATCCCGAACAGCCAACGCTCTCTCCAGATGTTGTCGTCAGAGTTCGATATTTTTATTACTACCGCAGCTATGGAAGTGCCGCGATCTTTTGACGCGAAGTTCCGCTGGCTGCGCGAGCATTTTCCATTTATTCCCACGAGCAACATCGTGTTCTGCGGCGACAAGGAGATCATTGACGCCGATTACCTCATCGATGACCGCTCGCGTCATTTCGCCCGCTTCCGCGGAACCGGAATTCTTTTCACCGCTCCTCATAATGCCCGGGAAGGTGCCAGGCTTCGTGCCAACGATTGGGATGAGGTGTTGGGGATGTTGATGAAGAAGCCCGCAGCACTCGGCATTCAGCACTCGGCCCAAATCAACATCAATACCGAAGAACAGGAGCTGGCGGTCAGCAATTAGAAGCGGAGTCAACGCGATTTGCGGGCTCGCACTTCGGTTTCCAAGTAATCGTTGAGATGAGCTTGAACTTCGCCAAGCGCATGATGGTTGCGTTCGAGCCGGCTAATCATAAGCGCTCCCTCTAGTGAAGAGATGATGAGAGTCGCCACTTTCTTCGGCGACGTGCTTTTTCGAATCTCGCCCTTCTTAATGCCGGCCGCAGCGATCGTACTTAATCGGCTTTGCCATTGACGCAGGGCCTGGAGCGCGCGTTCCCGCATCAACGGACTGCCGTCGTCGGCTTCGACCGCGGTGTTCAGTAGTGGACACCCTCCGGGTACGGGGGAACGCCGCTCGACAAAGTTCGTTACGAACCGCTTCAGCCGCTCGACGCTGTTGGGAACCGAGTCCAGGTCATGCATCCGGGCATCAGTAGCAGCCTGCCAGGCATAATCGAAGGCCTCGGCAGCCACCTCGTCCTTGCTCGAGAAGTGGCGATAAATCCCACCCTTTTCCAGGCCGGTGGCCTCCATCAAATCGGCCATTGAGCTGCCGGCAAAACCCTGCTTGTTAAACAAAGCTGCCGCCTCCTTAACGATTCTTTGCCTGGTTTCGTCGCCCTTAGACATAACTGACCCTTTTCTTCAGATGCGAATTGGGACCGAATGGTCCCTTTTATTGTAGTCTATCAAAAATTCAATTGCGACCAACTGGTCGCATAGGGCATCCATCTCCGGGACGAGTAAGACCATGGCCGCTCCCGCAGCGCAAATCAGTTTCGAAACGATTCCGCCTCCGCAGCAACGCACCGTAAATCCCTGGATCATCGCGATTACCGTGACGTTGGCTACGTTCATGGAGTTGCTCGACACTGCGATCGCCAACGTGTCGTTGCCGCACATCGCCGGCGGACTTGCCACCAGCTATGACGAAAGCACGTGGGTCCTCACCAGCTATCTCGTATCCAATGCGGTTGTATTACCGCTTAGTGCCTGGTTGAGCCGCGTGTTTGGCCGCAAGAACTACTACATGGCTTGCGTGGCGATGTTTACGGTGAGTTCGCTGATGTGCGGCCTGGCGCCGAGTTTGGGATTGCTGATCTTCTTCAGAGTTCTGCAGGGAATCGGCGGCGGCGGGCTCGCGCCGGTTGAGCAGGCGATTCTCGTGGATACCTTCCCCGCTAGCAAGCGCGCCGCAGCGTTTGCCCTCTACAGCATGGCAATTGTCACTGCGCCGGCAATCGGTCCTCCCCTGGGAGGCTGGATCACCGACAGCTTTTCGTGGCGCTGGGTGTTCTTCATCAACGTTCCGATTGGAATCGTGTCGCTGCTTCTCAGCAGCCGCATCATTTCTGATCCACCGGAGTTCAAGCGGGAAGTCGAGGCCGCGCGAAAAGCCGGCAAGCTGAAAATCGATTACGTCGGGATTTCACTCATTGCCATCGGATTTGCGTTCCTCGAGGTGGTCCTCGATCGCGGCCAGAGAGAAGATTGGTTTGAAAGCCGTTTCATCGTGACATTCTTCACCATAGCGATTGCTGCGCTGGTCTTCGCCATCTTCTGGGAGTTGCGTCATCCAGATCCGGTCGTCGAAATCAGTTTGCTCAAAGAGCGCAATTTCGCGATCGCCAACATCTACTACTTTCTCTTTGGATTTGTCCTTTTCGGCTCGACCGTACTCATCCCGCAGATGCTGCAGTCTCTCTACGGATACACCGCCACCGATGCTGGATTGGTACTCGGGCCGGGAGCAATGGTGATCGTGATCATGGCTCCGGTAGTGGTTAAGCTCGTCGAGCGTATCCCTGTTTCCTGGCTGATCGGTTTGGGATTCACGATCCTCGGCGGCGCCATGTGGTACTACGCGAGCTTCAATCTCGCGACCGATTACGCGCATGAATCACTGGCTCGGATAGTCCAGGGATTCGGCATAGCGCTGCTATTTGTACCGACCAGCCAGTTGGCATATTCGTACTTGCCCAAGAGCAAGAACAATAAGGCGTCAAGTTTGACCAACCTGTTTCGCAATCAGGGCGGCAGCTTCGGCATTGCCTTTGTGACGACCATTCTGGAACGGCGGACTCAGTTTCATCGCACTGTCATCGCGTCGCACGTCACCAGTTCGGACCTCAGCCTGAAGGCCACTCTCAGCGGTCTTACGAGCCAGCTCATGCAGCACGGCCTCTCTGCCGCCGACGCCGCATCGCACGCTCTCGCTCAGGTGGAGGCGTTGATCCAACGTCAGGCTGCAATCTATGCGTTTCTTGATTGCTTCTGGCTGCTCGGCGTCGTCGCATTTTGCGGGCCTGTGCTGGCTCTCTTCATCCGCAAGTTTAGACAGGGTGGGGGTGGGGCGACCCATTAAGGCGGTAGCGGCGGCGGTAGCCGCTGGGTCAGTGCTCCTGTGTTTCATGGCATCACGCACTCATAGTGCGCGCCCAGCGGCTCCCGCCGCCGCTACCGCCCTCTCAGCCTGCCGCCTCATTCTTGACACCCCCACTTAACAATCCTTATTCTTAAGTTTTGCCCTGCTGGTCGTATTCTGTGCTGTGGGCTCCTGCGCGAGCCGGCAACCTGCGTGGAGTCGGAAGTCCGACGTTTCGGAACGCCTTCCACGAAGATCGAAAAGCCTAGGGTGAGCTGGCGATGTTCATCAGTCTTCAAGAGCTGGAAGTAAGAGAAGTCGAGTTCTCTCAGCAACTTGCACCGGGAACGGTCGATTTGCTGCCGGACCTTCGGCAATCTGGTGTCCTCAAAACCAAGGGGCGGGCGGAGCTGCTGGCTGAGCATCGCGGCGGCAAGAATATCGTCAAGGACATCCGCGTTCTGGGCGATTTTTCGACCGAGGTTGAGGCTCGCTGCGCGCGTTGTGTCGAACCGGTTCCGACCAAAGTTGGAGGCGACTTCGATCTGCTCTATCGCCCGCTGGGAGTCGATGCTGGCAAGGACGAGCGCTCCATCTCTGAGGCTGAGACCGAGATCGGGTACTACTCAGGCAACGGCATTGAGCTCGAAGACGTTCTGCGCGAGCAGGTTCTTCTGGCACTACCGGCGAAGATCGTTTGCCGCGAGAGCTGCCGCGGGCTCTGTCCCAGATGCGGAAAGAATTTGAATGTCGAGTCATGCGACTGCGAAGAACAGTCGCCTGATCCGCGGTGGGCCGCGCTGGCCGACCTCAAGAACAAGTTGAAATAAATTCTGTGCGTGCCCGCCTCGCGGATACGCCGAAGTAAGGAAACGATTCAATGCCTAATCCAAAACGGCGGCACTCCAAAGCTCGTACCGGACGTCGCCGCGCTCACGACTTTCTCACACCGCACTCACTCTCAGAGTGTCCCAACTGTCACGAGAAGAAGATGCCGCACCGTGCGTGTCCCAAATGTGGACACTACAAGGGCCGCGAGGTTCTCGACACCGAAAAGGCCAGCTAGGTTACAATCGCCCTTCCGCGAATGCCAACCATAATCGCAGTCGATGCGATGGGCTCCGACCGGGCTCCCAAGCCCGAAGTGGAAGGGGCGATTCTCGCCTGTCGTCATTACGACGTTCAAGTGCTCCTCGTCGGCCGCGAAGCCGAGATTCGCGAAGAGCTCAAGCGCGAGATCGAGAAGCATCCCACCGTCAAGAATTTGCCGATCGATGTAGTTCACGCCACGGAAGTGATCGGCATGGGTGAGAAGGCGGCCACAGCTGTGCGCAGCAAGCGTGATTCTTCCATGCGGGTGGGACTGCGACTGGTGCGCGAAGGGCGCGCCGCGGGATTCGTTACCGCCGGCAACACCGGGGCCGCGATGGCTACAGCCAAGATGGTGCTCGGAGCTCTGCCTGGCGTTGATCGTCCGGCGCTCGCCGCGGTGTTTCCCACCTCGGCAGGCAAAGCCGCCATCCTTCTCGATGTCGGCGCCAATGTCGATTGCAAGCCACATAACCTCGAGCAATTCGCGGTCATGGGCGAAATCTACTCGCGCAGTATCTTTGGCACACACCGGCCCAGAGTGGGACTGCTTTCCATCGGCGAAGAGGAAGGTAAAGGCAACGACCTTACGCGCGAAGCTTATGGACTCCTGCGGCAGCTGCCGCTGAACTTCGCCGGCAATGTGGAAGGACGCGACCTCTATAACGGCACAGTCGATGTCATCGTCTGCGACGGATTCATCGGCAACGTGGCGTTGAAGGTCTCGGAAGGCCTGGTCTCAACCGTGCGCTTTCTGTTGAAAGAATCGCTGAAATCGACAATCAGCTCCCAGGTTGGTTTCCTGCTCTCCCGCCGCGCCTTCGAAGATTTCAAGAAGCGCCTGGACTACGCCGAATATGGCGGCGCTCCTCTTTTGGGAATCAAGGGTATCTGCATCGTTGGACACGGGTCATCGAATTCCAACGCGTTGAAGAACGCCATCCGCGTAGCCGCACAATCCGCGGAAACGAAGATCAACGACAAGATCGAAAAAGGCCTGAGCTCGCAGCGTCCCCGTCGCGAGCCCCTCCCGAGTCAGCCATTGGGAGCCGGCAGCGCTCCCGTTTAAGACTGTTTCTCTACAATTCACTTCTTGGGTGTGATGTCACTCACCGGTAGATCCCAGTGAGCCAGGAGAATCTCGAAGCGTCTGGCTTCTTCGCGCTTATAGGTCACCTGATCCGGCCAAAGCTGCTTGATATCTGATTCATCGTCGGGATCCGACGTGGTGGCCACCGTAGAGTTCTTGAACTTGATGGTTACGCGATAATCCCAGCGTGCATCCTCGGTCATGTGGTTGGCTGGAGTTTCAATTTTCACTGAGACCATCCGACCTTTTTCAACACTCTTCTTGAGCAATGGATAGTGATTTTTCAGGAAAAGATCGAGGAACTCCTGCTGGTGTCCCCATTGCACTTTGTAGTAGTACTCCATGGTGTACGGCTGGTTAGCTCCGCCTTGGGGCGGAGCACCTTGGGTGAGCGCGGGAAGCGCGAGCACTGCAAACAAGAATGCAATGAGCGAATTCTTCATCGATCCTCCGGTTGTGAGTGCATTGAATTCTAACGCGGACATACATGTTCACTTGCACTGACGCGGAACTCGAAGCCCTGCTGGATCCGGCGCAGGTGATCGCCGCAATCCGTGCAGCATTTGCCGGCGGCTTCGAGAAAGTCAGCATGCCTCAGCGCTTACATCTAGAGACGGAGACGGGCACGCTGCTCATCATGCCGTGTGCCACTGCGGACGACGATGTCTTTGGGCTCAAGATTGTTAGCGTAAGTCGTAAATCTCGTCCGGAAGGGCGTGTGAGAGCTTCCTACATGCTGCTCGACGCGAAGACGAGCAGGACCATCGCCGTTCTCGAGGCAAACTATTTGACTGACCTCAGGACGGCAGCAACCACCGTGATTGCTAGCGAAATACTTGTGCGACCGGATGCGGTCACACTTGGCGTCTTCGGCACCGGACGCCAGGCTGAGGCACACCTGACGATGCTGTCGCTTTTGAGAAGGTTCCGGCGAATCCTGGTATCTGGAACAAGCGCGACAAAGACGGATGCTTTCGCGCAACGCATGCAGGAGCAATGCGGATGCGACATTGAAGCTACGGATGCCGAAACCTGTGCAGCCAGCTCAGATGTAATTTGCACTTGCACCAGTTCGGCTCAGCCGTTGTTTCGTGGAGACCTCATTCGACCGGGCACGCATTTGAACTTAATAGGAACATTTCAGGCTCACGCACGCGAAGTCGATTCTGTCCTCATCCGGAGCGCACGCGTTTTCGTCGACACGTATGAGGCAGCCTTGGCCGAGGCGGGAGACATCCTCCTGCCGCTGCGCGCCGCAGAGATTGGGCGCGAGCACGTGTTGGGTGATCTGCATGAACTAGTAACCGGTGAGAAGCTTGGCCGCGCCAGCTCCGAAGACATAACGGTCTTCAAGAGTGTTGGTTGTGCTCTGGAGGATCTGGTCACCGCTAAGCTCGCTTTGCGAGCAATCGAGAGCCGCGCTGAGGCGACTGAAGAGAGCGCGACTTCATGAGAGCAGGCAACACCGATTTCGTGGTTATAGGCGCGGGAGTATTCGGCGTCTGGACGGCGCATGCGCTGCGCAGCCAAGGTCACTCCGTTATGCTGATTGAT
This Terriglobales bacterium DNA region includes the following protein-coding sequences:
- the plsX gene encoding phosphate acyltransferase PlsX, whose product is MPTIIAVDAMGSDRAPKPEVEGAILACRHYDVQVLLVGREAEIREELKREIEKHPTVKNLPIDVVHATEVIGMGEKAATAVRSKRDSSMRVGLRLVREGRAAGFVTAGNTGAAMATAKMVLGALPGVDRPALAAVFPTSAGKAAILLDVGANVDCKPHNLEQFAVMGEIYSRSIFGTHRPRVGLLSIGEEEGKGNDLTREAYGLLRQLPLNFAGNVEGRDLYNGTVDVIVCDGFIGNVALKVSEGLVSTVRFLLKESLKSTISSQVGFLLSRRAFEDFKKRLDYAEYGGAPLLGIKGICIVGHGSSNSNALKNAIRVAAQSAETKINDKIEKGLSSQRPRREPLPSQPLGAGSAPV
- a CDS encoding ornithine cyclodeaminase family protein — protein: MFTCTDAELEALLDPAQVIAAIRAAFAGGFEKVSMPQRLHLETETGTLLIMPCATADDDVFGLKIVSVSRKSRPEGRVRASYMLLDAKTSRTIAVLEANYLTDLRTAATTVIASEILVRPDAVTLGVFGTGRQAEAHLTMLSLLRRFRRILVSGTSATKTDAFAQRMQEQCGCDIEATDAETCAASSDVICTCTSSAQPLFRGDLIRPGTHLNLIGTFQAHAREVDSVLIRSARVFVDTYEAALAEAGDILLPLRAAEIGREHVLGDLHELVTGEKLGRASSEDITVFKSVGCALEDLVTAKLALRAIESRAEATEESATS